In one window of Chiloscyllium punctatum isolate Juve2018m chromosome 11, sChiPun1.3, whole genome shotgun sequence DNA:
- the LOC140482861 gene encoding muscarinic acetylcholine receptor M3-like: MIPDYNSTVSSFFFNSSFLWNRDSQGGAVLGSRPVDRSANGLFRSAVLSPTTSLELNGSVLSNSTVDPLGGHTVWQVVLIAFLTGILSLVTIIGNILVIVAFKVNKQLKTVNNYFLLSLAFADVIIGVISMNLYTTYIIMDRWALGNVACDLWLAIDYVASNASVMNLLVISFDRYLSITRPLTYRAKRTPKRAGIMIGLAWIVSFVLWAPAILFWQYFVGERTVPPDECFIQFLSEPIITFGTAIAAFYLPVTIMTILYWRIYKETEKRTKELAALQASTADMETIHFVHQTGSSRSCSSNELQRAEMKEQRRLRRCRFWADSKTWKSSTEGEQEGSSSDSWNNNDGGGSLDHSASSDEDDVVPETRAIYSIVLNLPGLKTAASLSRSTNANNIDLCSDELAKADNSVKERKFQSQEFKDPDEQGNSFHQHFAKLPVQSLPSIHSSKTSRGIASLAKSSTSMSLREATVAKAFASKTRTQITKRKRMSLVKEKKAAQTLSAILLAFIITWTPYNIMVLVNTFCDKCIRDSLWQLGYWLCYVNSTVNPMCYALCNKTFRNTFKMLLLCHWGKRKKRRQQYQPKQAVIFHKRIPCEAS; encoded by the coding sequence ATGATCCCTGACTACAACAGCACAGTATCCTCTTTCTTCTTCAATTCCAGCTTCTTATGGAACCGTGATTCACAGGGTGGAGCAGTTCTTGGCAGCAGGCCAGTAGACCGAAGTGCCAATGGCTTGTTCAGATCAGCCGTACTTTCTCCCACCACTTCACTGGAATTGAATGGGTCTGTTCTAAGTAATAGTACAGTTGATCCCCTCGGAGGTCACACTGTTTGGCAAGTTGTTTTAATCGCCTTCTTAACAGGAATACTTTCTTTGGTGACAATAATTGGAAATATTCTGGTTATAGTCGCGTTCAAGGTGAACAAACAATTAAAAACGGTGAATAACTACTTTCTCCTAAGTCTCGCATTTGCAGATGTGATCATTGGAGTGATTTCAATGAACCTGTACACAACGTACATCATAATGGATAGATGGGCTTTAGGAAATGTAGCTTGTGACCTGTGGCTTGCTATTGACTATGTTGCCAGCAATGCCTCTGTCATGAATCTTCTAGTTATAAGCTTTGACAGATACCTATCAATTACTAGGCCACTTACCTACAGAGCTAAACGAACTCCCAAAAGAGCTGGGATAATGATAGGGCTTGCTTGGATTGTTTCATTTGTGCTCTGGGCCCCTGCTATTTTGTTCTGGCAATATTTTGTTGGTGAGAGAACAGTGCCACCCGATGAATGTTTCATACAGTTTTTATCTGAACCAATAATTACTTTTGGTACTGCCATTGCTGCATTTTACTTGCCTGTCACCATCATGACAATTCTGTACTGGAGAATTTACAAGGAAACTGAAAAACGCACCAAAGAACTGGCAGCTCTCCAGGCCTCGACCGCTGACATGGAAACCATCCATTTTGTCCATCAAACGGGCAGctccaggagctgcagcagcaACGAACTGCAGCGGGCAGAAATGAAAGAGCAAAGGAGGCTCAGGAGGTGCCGCTTTTGGGCAGACTCAAAGACGTGGAAGTCCAGCACCGAGGGGGAGCAAGAGGGAAGCAGCAGCGATAGTTGGAATAACAATGATGGCGGTGGCTCTTTAGATCATTCCGCCTCATCTGACGAGGACGATGTCGTGCCGGAAACGCGAGCTATTTACTCCATCGTGTTAAACCTACCTGGACTGAAGACGGCTGCTAGCCTCTCGAGATCCACGAATGCCAATAACATTGACCTTTGCAGCGATGAACTCGCCAAGGCAGATAATAGTGTAAAGGAAAGGAAGTTCCAGTCGCAGGAGTTCAAGGACCCAGATGAGCAAGGCAACAGCTTTCACCAGCATTTTGCCAAGCTTCCTGTTCAGTCACTGCCATCAATCCATTCCTCAAAGACTTCTCGAGGAATTGCATCTTTAGCAAAATCATCCACTTCTATGTCTCTCAGAGAAGCCACAGTTGCTAAAGCATTTGCTTCCAAAACAAGAACTCAGATTACAAAGCGTAAAAGAATGTCACTTGTAAAAGAAAAGAAGGCTGCGCAGACACTCAGTGCAATTTTGCTTGCCTTTATTATTACGTGGACACCTTACAACATAATGGTACTGGTGAACACATTTTGTGACAAATGCATTCGCGATTCACTGTGGCAACTAGGTTATTGGCTGTGCTACGTCAATAGCACTGTGAATCCCATGTGCTATGCACTGTGCAACAAAACCTTCAGAAACACTTTTAAAATGTTACTGCTGTGTCACTGGGGAAAAAGGAAAAAACGCAGGCAACAGTATCAACCAAAACAAGCTGTTATTTTCCATAAAAGGATCCCATGCGAGGCTTCCTGA